Proteins from one Bactrocera neohumeralis isolate Rockhampton chromosome 3, APGP_CSIRO_Bneo_wtdbg2-racon-allhic-juicebox.fasta_v2, whole genome shotgun sequence genomic window:
- the LOC126753306 gene encoding uncharacterized protein LOC126753306, giving the protein MMCYASISSSSGSKSNNNNKCNNKYICESAHSIGSDVDCNCSWLTAASTTISAHGAASSALASKQRSSSSYKKYRRAKALNDVQSSSDSGSSKNSNKDDTQRLEDHCGSSRSSNSVTSLTPASAPTTATASKACSSTLHRRRRRHDAALSAYCSAAASSSSVAVALTAGLSICRAFSLTICMLLLLRAAPSVRGIAVGVDTANANITDLGSPGGYSTMIRLFVV; this is encoded by the coding sequence atgatgtGCTACGCcagcatcagcagcagcagcggcagcaagagcaacaacaacaacaagtgtaacaacaaatacatttgCGAAAGCGCACACAGCATTGGCAGCGACGTCGACTGCAACTGCAGTTGGCTAACCGCAGCCAGCACGACGATCAGCGCGCATGGTGCGGCGTCGTCCGCATTGGCGTCCAAgcagcgcagcagcagcagctataagAAGTATCGCAGAGCGAAAGCGCTCAACGACGTGCAAAGCAGCAGCGACTCGGGCTCCagtaaaaacagcaacaaagatGACACACAGCGATTAGAAGACCATTGCGGCAGCAGCCGCAGTAGTAATTCAGTTACGTCATTAACGCCCGCATCCGCACCCACAACGGCGACAGCGTCCAAAGCATGCAGTTCCACACTACACCGACGACGGCGACGCCACGATGCTGCGTTGAGCGCTTACTGCAGTGCGGCGGCCTCAAGCTCGTCCGTTGCTGTGGCGTTGACCGCCGGTTTGAGCATTTGTCGCGCCTTCAGCTTAACGATATGcatgctgctgttgctgcgaGCAGCGCCCAGTGTGCGTGGCATTGCTGTCGGTGTGGACACGGCCAATGCCAACATCACGGATTTGGGTAGTCCCGGTGGGTATTCTACAATGATTAGACTATTTGTAGTGTAG